One Burkholderia sp. 9120 genomic window, AAGTAGTACGCGCCCGGCAGCAACACGGCGACCGTGCCGGATGCTTTCATCGCGGCAACGCCGGCTTCGTCGAGAAATTCGAGGTGATCCGCGGACAGCGCGTGATGCTGCGCGGCCAATGCCGTGCCGCCGCCGTTCGACAACTGCTCGGCATGCATCTTCACCGGTAGCTTGTGACGCTCCGCGGCGTTGAAAACACGCTCGCTTTGTTCCAGCGAAAAACCGATGCGCTCGCAGAATACGTCGACCGCGTCGACGAGACCTTCGTCGGCCAGCGCGGGCAGCATCGTGTTGCAGACTTCGTCGATATACGCGTCGGCGCGGCCCGCGAATTCCAGCGGCAACGCGTGCGCGCCGAGAAACGTCGTATAGACCGTCACCGGATAGCGCTCGCCCAACTGACGCGCGACGCGCAGCATCTTGCGTTCGCTGGCGAGGTCGAGGCCGTAGCCGGATTTGATTTCGATCGTCGTCACGCCTTCGGCGAGCAGCGGTTCGAGCCGCGCGGCCGACTGTGCGAATAGCGACGCTTCGTCGGCGGCACGCGTGGCGCGCACCGTCGAGACGATGCCACCGCCCTGCCGCGCGATTTCTTCATAGCTGACGCCCGCGAGCCGCTGCGCGAATTCGTCCGCGCGCTGGCCGCCGTACACCAGATGCGTATGGCAATCGACCAGACCGGGCGTAACCCAGGCGCCGTGCAGATCTTCGCGCGGCCAGCTAGCGTAATGCGGGAGGAGTTCGGAGGCTGCGCCGAGCCAGACGATCTGGCCGTCTTCGACGGCGATCGCGGCGTCGGCCAGCGTGTGGTGGGGATCGCCCTGCGGGCACAGTTTCAGGTGATGCCAGACGGTTTGCTTCATCGCGTGCTCGTTGCAGCTCGTTGCGTGTCTGTGGTGGTTCGCGTGCGCGCGCCTTGATATCGCGACGCGGGCACGCGAAGCGTCGTCATCGTTCGTAGTGAAGGCGGATTGCGAGCAACGCGCCCGCGCCTTGAACCGCGCAGTGCAGCGCGTCCGGCGCGTTGATGCGCAGCGTGTCGCCGGTGGCGAGCGGCTGCGCGGCCGCGTCGCCGAGGCTGACCGATACGGCGCCCTCGGCGCAGTACAACAGCACGACGTCGGCGGATAAAGCGTGTTGCGTCGCGTCGCGCCAAACCTCGACTTCGCCGCGCGCCGCGCCACGTCGTACCATCAAGTTAAAGTCGCGCGTGGCGCCGTCGACGAGGCGCGCGTCGATCGGCGTCTCGCCGGCAAAGCGCGCAATGTCGAGCGGCTGCGTCAACGCGTGCGTTTTCACGACGTTCGCAAGACCGCTCAACGCAGCTTCGCTCGCCGGCGCATTCTCCGGCGCAAGCGTTTCATCGAGCAACATCCCCGCGCCGGACAACAGCACGAGCGTGCGATCGATGCCCGCAAAACGCGAGAACGGTCCCGCTTGCGCGACATCCGCAATGCTCACGCGCCACACGAAACTATCGAGTCCCGCCTGCTCGGGCACTGCCGCCACTTCGCGCGTGACGCCGCCGCCGTTCTTCCACGGCGCCGCCACGAGGTCGGCGCCGCGAATCAGCGTGACGCTGGCCATATTGCCGACGTCCGCCATGTTCAACGGCCCAGCATCGGCAGATGCAGACCCGCCTCGCGCGCGGTTTCCTGCGCGAGTTCATAACCCGCATCCGCGTGACGCATCACGCCGGTCGCCGGATCGTTGAACAACACGCGGCCGAGGCGTTCCTTCGCGGCATCCGTGCCGTCCGCGACGATCACCACACCCGAGTGCTGGCTGAAGCCCATACCGACGCCGCCGCCGTGATGCAGCGAGACCCACGACGCGCCGCCCGCCGTATTCAGCAGCGCGTTGAGCAACGGCCAGTCGCTGACCGCATCGGAGCCGTCCTTCATCGATTCGGTTTCGCGATTCGGGCTCGCCACCGAACCCGTGTCGAGGTGATCGCGACCGATCACGATCGGCGCTTTCAGCTCGCCGGTCCTGACCATCTCGTTGAACGCCTGACCGAGGCGATAACGATCCTTCACGCCGACCCAGCAGATCCGCGCCGGCAGACCCTGGAACGCGATCCGTTCACGCGCCATGTCGAGCCAGTTGTGCAGATGCGGATCGTCGGGGATCAATTCCTTGACCTTCGCGTCGGTCTTGTAGATATCTTCGGGATCACCCGACAGCGCGACCCAACGGAACGGGCCCTTGCCTTCGCAGAACAGCGGGCGGATATACGCCGGCACGAAGCCCGGGAAATCGAATGCGTTTTCCACGCCCATTTCCAGCGCCATCTGGCGGATGTTGTTGCCGTAGTCGAGCGTGGCCGCGCCGCGTTCCTGCAGCGTGAGCATGGCTTGCACCTGCCTGGCCATGGACTGCTTGGCCGGCGTGATGATGCTGTCCGGCGCGGTCTTCATGCGTTCGCGCCAATCTTCCACGCTCCAGCCTTGCGGCAGATAGCCGTGAATCGGATCGTGCGCGCTGGTCTGATCGGTCACGCAGTCCGGCGTGATGCCGCGTGCCACGCATTCGGCGAACACGTCGACCGCATTGCCCACCAGACCGATCGACACCGGCTTGCCGGCCTGCTTCGCTTCCTCCAGCATGGCGAGCGCTTCGTCGAGCGTCTGCGCTTTTTTATCGACGTAGCGCGTCTTCAGACGGAAGTCGATGCGCGTCTCGTCGCATTCCACCGCGATCATCGAGAAGCCCGCCATCGTGGCCGCGAGCGGCTGCGCGCCGCCCATACCGCCGAGACCGCCGGTCAGAATCCAGCGGCCTTTCGGGTCGCCGTTGAAATGCTGGTTCGCCACCGAGAAGAAGGTCTCGTAGGTGCCCTGCACGATCCCCTGGCTGCCGATATAGATCCAGCTGCCCGCCGTCATCTGCCCGTACATCATCAGGCCCTTGCGGTCGAGTTCGTGGAAGTGTTCCCACGTCGCCCAATGCGGCACCAGATTCGAATTCGCCAGCAGCACGCGCGGCGCGTCGGCATGCGTGCGGAACACGCCGACCGGCTTGCCCGACTGGATCAGCAGCGTTTCGTCTTCATTCAGGTCTTTCAGCGACGCGAGGATCTGATCGAAACAATCCCAGTTGCGCGCGGCCCGGCCAATACCGCCGTACACGACCAGCGCATGCGGATGCTCGGCGACTTCCGGGTCCAGGTTGTTCTGGATCATCCGGTACGCGGCTTCCGCGATCCAGGTCTTGCAGGTCTTTTCCGCGCCGCGCGGTGCGCGGATGGTACGGGTGGGATCGAGACGCGGGTCGATGTGCTTCGGGTTGTTCATGATGGCCCTCGGAATGCTTGAAGATGGTCGGGAGAGGTTCGGAAACGGAGTCGGGGAAACGGTGATTCAGAAATGTCCGGTGAAGCGATAACGGCTGCCGGGATGCCAGAGATTCGCGATCGACGCGACCTGGCTTTGCGACCACGTGCGCCGGTGCAGCACGAGGCACGGTTCGAGTTCGTCCATGGTCAATAGCTCGCGCGTGTCGGCGTCGGCGGCCAGCGCCTCGATGCGGTACTCGACGCGCTGCAGCGGCGCCACCCGCACGAGATACTGGTTCGGCGTGGTGTTGGTGAAGTCCTGCAGCGCGTACTCGGGCGCCACCGCCGGATTGACCCAGCGTTCTTCGAGCTGCACCGGTTCGTCGTTTTCGAAATGCAGCACGCGCGAATGAAACACCGGACTGCCGGCGCTCACCTGCATCTCTTCGGCGAGCGCGGCGTCGGCAATGCTTGCGCCGATGTGCAGCACGTTCGCCTGATAGCGATGACCGCGCGCGACGATCTCGTCGGAAATACTGCGGATCGCCACCAGCGTCGATTCGTACTTGGGGCGCGCCACGAAGGTGCCCGAACCCTGCACCCGCGTAAGCACCTGCTCCGAGGTCAACTCGCGCAGCGCGCGGTTCACCGTCATGCGCGCTACGCTGAACTCACGCGCGAGTTCGTTTTCCGACGGCACCTGGTCGCCTTCAGCCCACTCGCCCGCATGAATGCGCGCGAGGATGAAGTCCTTGATGCCCTGATAGGCGGGTGCGTTCATTAACGTGCTCGGCTTGAATGCGGGAGTTGAATACATGAGTTGAATACGTGAGTCGGGTGCGTACTTGCAGCTTACTGTTCGGAGACGAACGCGAACGGGCTGAGCTTCGCGATCGTGCCGTTCTGCACGAGCTTCGTCACGGCCTCGATATCCGGCGCGAAGTAGTGATCGAGCTCGTAATGCGCGACGTCCTTGCGCACTACGTCCATCACCTTTTGCAGGCTCGGGCTGGTCTTGTGCGGCGCGCGCAGATCGACGCCTTGCGCGGCGGCGAGCAATTCGATCGACAGGATGTTCGCGGTGTTTTCAGCAATGTCGCCGAGCTTGCGCGCGGCGAACGTCGCCATCGACACATGGTCTTCCTGGTTTGCGGACGTGGGCAGCGAATCCACCGACGCCGGATGCGCGAGCGTCTTGTTTTCCGACGCCAAAGCTGCGGCCGTCACGTGAGCGATCATGAAGCCCGAGTTCACGCCACCGTCGCGCACGAGGAACGGCGGCAGACCCGACAGCGTCGCGTCGATCAGCAACGCGATGCGACGTTCGGCCAGCGCGCCGATTTCGGCGGCGGCGAGCGCGAGGTTGTCGGCGGCGAATGCGACCGGCTCGGCGTGGAAATTACCGCCCGACAGCACTTCGCCGGTGTCCGGGAAAATCAGCGGATTGTCGGAGACCGCGTTGGCTTCGAGCAGCAGCACGTTGGCGGCGTGGCGCATCTGGTCGAGACACGCGCCCATGACTTGCGGCTGGCAGCGCAGGCTGTACGGGTCCTGCACCTTGTCGCAATCGGCGTGCGAAACGTTGATGCCCGAACCGTCGAGCAGCGAACGGTAAGCCGTGGCCGCGTCGATCTGACCTTGATGGCCGCGCAGTTCGTGAATGCGCGCGTCGAACGGCTTGACCGAACCGGCCGCCGCGTCCACCGACAACGAGCCCGACACCAGCGCGGTACGGTACAGGTCTTCGATCGCGAACATGTTGTAGAGCGCGAGCGCGGTCGATGCCTGCGTGCCGTTCAGCAGCGCGAGGCCTTCCTTGGCTTGCAGCGTGAGCGGCTTGAGGCCGACCAGCGCGAGGCCTTCGGTGGCGGGCATGCGCTCGCCCTTCGCGAACACATCGCCGACGCCGAGCAGCGCCGCCGACATATGCGCGAGCGGCGCGAGGTCGCCCGATGCGCCGACCGAGCCCTTGACCGGAATCACCGGCAGCACGTCGGCGTTATACAGCGTGATCAGCGCCTCCATCACTTCGCGACGAATGCCCGAGTGGCCGCGGCCGAGGCTCGACAGCTTCAGCGCGATCAGCAGACGCACCACCGGACGCGACATCGGCACACCCACGCCGACCGCATGCGACAGCACCAGATTGCGTTGCAGCAGTTCGAGCTGGTCGTGCGGAATATGCGTGCTGGCAAGGCGCCCAAAACCGGTGTTGATGCCGTAGGCCGGCTCGCCCTTCGCGGCGATATCGGCAACGGCTTGCGCGCAGGCGTCGATGGCGGCATGGCTGGCGGGATCGAGTTGCAGCGCGACGTGTTCGCGAGCGATCTGGCGCAGTTGCGGGAGGGTCAGGTAGCCGGGCTTCAGAATCATCATGGTGTGTGTTCCTGTCTATACAATTTGAGAGAAGTCTATCGGCACCGTCTTGTATATACAACTTGTTTTTAATCGCCCGGACCTGGGAGTTTCCATTAGAGCGCGAGCTGTCCGGCATATTGCGGCGAAGGCCGGCGGGGTCGGGCGGCGACTCGATTGGCGCAGCAACGGTTCCTGTTGCGCCCAACTTGTATATACACATTCAAAATATGAGCCGCCAAGTGGACAAAAAACCGCCCTGCGGCGGTTTCCGATCCCGACCCACAGCCACCGCCACACCGCCACACCGCCACGTCGATTCAAGAGTTATAGGAGAGCCGGCCGAACGCACCACGCGAAACGCGCGGCTAAAGCTTCACGCGCGCCGCGATGAACTCCAGAAAACACTGCACGCGCCCCGTCAGCGACGCGCTCTGGTAGTACACCGCGCTCACCGGCTGCCGCTCGTCGCGCAGCAGGTTGCCGAGAATCGGCACGAGGCGGCCGTCGCGCACGTCGGCGGCGGTCATGAAGTCGGCCAGACAGGCCACGCCCCAGCCCGACAACGCCAGTTGCCGCAAGGTTTCGCCGCTCGACGCGGTGATCGACGGTTCGATCCTGAACGACTCGGCGCCGGCCTTGCGCCCTTCGCGCAACGGCCAGCGGTTCAGATGCTCCGGCGCCGTAAAACCGATCAATCGATGCGCGCGCAACGCTTCCACCGACTTCGGCTCGCCATATTCGGCCAGATACGCGGGGCTCGCGAGCACCCGCAGCTTGCTGGTGCCCAACGCGCGCGCATGCAGCGTCGAATCCTGCAGCGCGCCGATCCGGATCGCGATATCCACCTTCTGTTCCAGCAGATCGACGATCCGCTCGCTGCTGGTCAATTCCAGCCGCACGTCCGGATAGAGCGCCGAAAACGCCTTCATATGCGGGGCGACGCAATGGAGCATGAACGGCGACGCCGCATCCACCCGCAAGCGCCCGGAAGGCCGCCCTCGCCCGCTCGTGACCGATTCCTCGGCCTCCTCCATCGCCGCGAGAATCGCCCGGGCGCGTTGCAGGAACGCCTCGCCCTCTTCGGTCAATTGCAGACGGCGGGTCGTGCGCCGCACGAGCGCGGTGTCGAGCTTCTGTTCGAGGCGCGTGAGGGCGCGGCTCACGCCGGAAACCGTCTGCTCCAGCTTCTCCGCCGCCTTGGTGATCGAGCCGCTGTCGATCACGGTGACGAACACCAGCAGCTCATCCGTGGAAGTTTTCATTGTTGATTTCAAGTCAAGATTGATTTGAGACTAACACGCTTTTTGCGAGAATCAAGACGACGGATACTGGCTGCCTGTCATCGTGTTTCCAACCAGGAGAACGTCTTGAAGATCTTCATCACGGGCGCAAGCGGGTTTATCGGCGGATCGATCGCGGCGCATCTGGCGCGCGCCGGCCACGGCGTGCGCGGTCTGATCCGCAATCCCGACCATGCCGCCGAATTGCAACGCCTCGGCATCGAACCGGTGGTCGGCACGCTCGACGACCGCGCGCTGCTGATTGCCGAAGCGCAAGCCGCGGACGCCGTCATCAACGCCGCCAGCAGCGACCATGAAGGCGCGGTGAAAGCATTGATCGAAGGACTCGCCGGTTCCGGCAAGGTGCTGCTGCATACCAGCGGATCGAGCATCGTCGGCGATGCGTCGGGTGGCGAAGCGGGTCAGTCGCGCATTTATCACGAAGACGCGCTGCCCACGCCGACCGCCGACAAGGCGGCCCGCGTCGCGATCGACCAGCTCGTGCTCGACGCCGCGCGCCAGAACGTCCGTTCGGCGGTGCTGTGCAATACGCTGATCTATGGTCACGGCGCGGTGCCGGGCAGCGCGAGCGTGCAGTTGCCGCGCCTCGTGCGGCAGGCGCAAAAGAGCGGCGTGGTGCGTCATGTGGGCAGCGGCGGCAACATCTGGTCGAACGTGCATATCGACGATGTCGCCGAACTGTATCGACTCGCACTCGAGAAAACGCCGGCCGGCACGTTCTATTTCGTCGAAAGCGGCGAGGCGTCGTTCCGCGACATGAGCGCGGCTATCGCGCGCGCGATGAAACTCGGCGAGCCGCAAGACTGGCCGCTCGACGAAGCGCAGAAGGAATGGGGCTACGAAATGGCCTCGTACGGCCTCGGTTCGAACAGCCGAGTGCGCGGAGTGCGCGCACGCAAACTGCTCGGCTGGCAACCGAAACGCAGCTCGGTGATCGACTGGATCGAACACGACATGATGTGATGTATCCGGCGGGACATTCTTCGGGACGTCCCCCCGCGAAAACGTAATCCGTGTAAGCGGCGCCGTTGCGAATTCGTAAGCTCACCTCGCTAGAATCGCGCTCAACTGATCGTGCGATTCGATTTTGCGAGTCGCCCCTGAGCCCGGATTTGATCGATGACTTTGGCGCTGAATTTCGACTGGCTGACGAACCTGCTGGCGATACTTTTCGTGGTGGCGTGTCTTTACGATGCACGTTACGACGAATACGGCACGTTGACACTGGCGGCGGCCGCAATGGGCCTCGCCGTGATGGCAATGGAGCTGTTTCTCAAGCCCGCTTTCGACATGGCGCTTTGAGCATGACGCCGCGCGACGCGGCGTCATATGCTTTTCTATCGGCTTTTCTATCGACTTGACGTCTCTATCCGGATGGGCACGCGGCTCACGCGCGCACCCACCCGTGCATCACACCGCGACTTCCGGCGGCGCCTGGCGAAACCAGCGCGTGATCCAGCCGAGATAGCACAAGCCCAGCAGAAACCACACCGCCCCGAGCACCAGCGCGGTCTTCTCCAGACTCACCAGCAGCCACACGTCCGCAATTGCGCCGGCCAGCGGGAACAGCAGGCCGCCGATGATCCCCATCGCATTCGCCGTGCCCTTCGCGTTGAAGAACTGACGGATCACGCACAGGTTGACCGCGGTGAACGCGAGGAACGCGCCGAAGTTGATGAACGACGTCGAAGTCGCCACGTCGAGTTTCAACGCGACCAGACCGATCGCGCCCGCAATTGCGATATTCAGCGCCGGCGTCTTGAACTTCGGATGCACGAAACCGAAGATGCGCTTCGGCAGCACTTCGTCGCGCCCCATGGCATACAACAGACGCCCCACACTCGCCTGCGCCGAAATACCCGACGCGAACTGCGCGAGAATCAAGCCGGCCAGAAACACCGTCACGAAGAGATCGCCGCCCACTTTGCGCGCCACTTCGAAGGCCGCCGAATCCGGGTCCTTGAAGACCGCGCCCGGATGCGCGAGCTGCACCGTGTAGGCCGCGATCACGAAGATCGCGCCGCCGATCAGCGCGATCAGCACGATGGCGCGCGGCATGGTCTTCTCAGGCGCAATGGTTTCTTCGGTGAGCGTCGACACCGCGTCGAAGCCGAGATACGAGTACGCGGCAATCGCGGCGCCGGCCATGGTCGCCGAAAACGGCACGTGCGGTTTGAAGAACGGTTCGGCCGACAACAGGCCGCCGGGACCGGCCGCCGCCGTTACGTAATGGCAGCACAGCACGACGAACAACGCGACGATCGCCAGTTGCACGACCATCAGCACGATGTTGAAGCGGTTCGCCAGTTCGATGCCGAGAATGTTCAGCGCACTGGTCAGCACGATAAACGCGACGATCCAGATCCAGCTCGGAATGTGCGGAAACGCGGCGCTCAGATACGCGGCGCCGATCAGCCAGATCACCATCGGCAGGAAAAAGTAATCGAGCAGCGTCGCCCAGCCGATCATGAAACCGAGGTGCGGGTTGAAGCTTTTACGCGTGTACGTATAGGCCGAACCGGCCACCGGGAAGAGCCGCGCGAGTTTGCCGTAGCTGAGCGCGGTGAACGCGATCGCGATCAGCGCGATCAGATAGGCGAGCGCCGCAGTGTCGTTGCTCGCGCTCGCCAGCACGCCGTAGGTGCCGTACACGATCAGCGGCGCCATGTAGGCGAGGCCGAACAGTAGGACCGACGGCAGGCCGAGCGTGCGTTTCAGACGCGTGCTGTGTGCGGCCGCGGGTTCGGCGGCGGATGATGAAGTCATGCGGTGTCTCCTC contains:
- a CDS encoding LysR family transcriptional regulator; the encoded protein is MKTSTDELLVFVTVIDSGSITKAAEKLEQTVSGVSRALTRLEQKLDTALVRRTTRRLQLTEEGEAFLQRARAILAAMEEAEESVTSGRGRPSGRLRVDAASPFMLHCVAPHMKAFSALYPDVRLELTSSERIVDLLEQKVDIAIRIGALQDSTLHARALGTSKLRVLASPAYLAEYGEPKSVEALRAHRLIGFTAPEHLNRWPLREGRKAGAESFRIEPSITASSGETLRQLALSGWGVACLADFMTAADVRDGRLVPILGNLLRDERQPVSAVYYQSASLTGRVQCFLEFIAARVKL
- the hutU gene encoding urocanate hydratase → MNNPKHIDPRLDPTRTIRAPRGAEKTCKTWIAEAAYRMIQNNLDPEVAEHPHALVVYGGIGRAARNWDCFDQILASLKDLNEDETLLIQSGKPVGVFRTHADAPRVLLANSNLVPHWATWEHFHELDRKGLMMYGQMTAGSWIYIGSQGIVQGTYETFFSVANQHFNGDPKGRWILTGGLGGMGGAQPLAATMAGFSMIAVECDETRIDFRLKTRYVDKKAQTLDEALAMLEEAKQAGKPVSIGLVGNAVDVFAECVARGITPDCVTDQTSAHDPIHGYLPQGWSVEDWRERMKTAPDSIITPAKQSMARQVQAMLTLQERGAATLDYGNNIRQMALEMGVENAFDFPGFVPAYIRPLFCEGKGPFRWVALSGDPEDIYKTDAKVKELIPDDPHLHNWLDMARERIAFQGLPARICWVGVKDRYRLGQAFNEMVRTGELKAPIVIGRDHLDTGSVASPNRETESMKDGSDAVSDWPLLNALLNTAGGASWVSLHHGGGVGMGFSQHSGVVIVADGTDAAKERLGRVLFNDPATGVMRHADAGYELAQETAREAGLHLPMLGR
- a CDS encoding APC family permease, which encodes MTSSSAAEPAAAHSTRLKRTLGLPSVLLFGLAYMAPLIVYGTYGVLASASNDTAALAYLIALIAIAFTALSYGKLARLFPVAGSAYTYTRKSFNPHLGFMIGWATLLDYFFLPMVIWLIGAAYLSAAFPHIPSWIWIVAFIVLTSALNILGIELANRFNIVLMVVQLAIVALFVVLCCHYVTAAAGPGGLLSAEPFFKPHVPFSATMAGAAIAAYSYLGFDAVSTLTEETIAPEKTMPRAIVLIALIGGAIFVIAAYTVQLAHPGAVFKDPDSAAFEVARKVGGDLFVTVFLAGLILAQFASGISAQASVGRLLYAMGRDEVLPKRIFGFVHPKFKTPALNIAIAGAIGLVALKLDVATSTSFINFGAFLAFTAVNLCVIRQFFNAKGTANAMGIIGGLLFPLAGAIADVWLLVSLEKTALVLGAVWFLLGLCYLGWITRWFRQAPPEVAV
- the hutH gene encoding histidine ammonia-lyase translates to MMILKPGYLTLPQLRQIAREHVALQLDPASHAAIDACAQAVADIAAKGEPAYGINTGFGRLASTHIPHDQLELLQRNLVLSHAVGVGVPMSRPVVRLLIALKLSSLGRGHSGIRREVMEALITLYNADVLPVIPVKGSVGASGDLAPLAHMSAALLGVGDVFAKGERMPATEGLALVGLKPLTLQAKEGLALLNGTQASTALALYNMFAIEDLYRTALVSGSLSVDAAAGSVKPFDARIHELRGHQGQIDAATAYRSLLDGSGINVSHADCDKVQDPYSLRCQPQVMGACLDQMRHAANVLLLEANAVSDNPLIFPDTGEVLSGGNFHAEPVAFAADNLALAAAEIGALAERRIALLIDATLSGLPPFLVRDGGVNSGFMIAHVTAAALASENKTLAHPASVDSLPTSANQEDHVSMATFAARKLGDIAENTANILSIELLAAAQGVDLRAPHKTSPSLQKVMDVVRKDVAHYELDHYFAPDIEAVTKLVQNGTIAKLSPFAFVSEQ
- the hutI gene encoding imidazolonepropionase, with the protein product MKQTVWHHLKLCPQGDPHHTLADAAIAVEDGQIVWLGAASELLPHYASWPREDLHGAWVTPGLVDCHTHLVYGGQRADEFAQRLAGVSYEEIARQGGGIVSTVRATRAADEASLFAQSAARLEPLLAEGVTTIEIKSGYGLDLASERKMLRVARQLGERYPVTVYTTFLGAHALPLEFAGRADAYIDEVCNTMLPALADEGLVDAVDVFCERIGFSLEQSERVFNAAERHKLPVKMHAEQLSNGGGTALAAQHHALSADHLEFLDEAGVAAMKASGTVAVLLPGAYYFIRETQLPPLDLLRRYQVPIAISTDSNPGTSPTTSLLLMMNMATTLFRMTVPEVLQGVTSHAAQALGKADTHGSLAVGRAADFAVWSVDSLAELAYWIGRPLCARVVRAGETVYTRVN
- a CDS encoding NAD-dependent epimerase/dehydratase family protein, which codes for MKIFITGASGFIGGSIAAHLARAGHGVRGLIRNPDHAAELQRLGIEPVVGTLDDRALLIAEAQAADAVINAASSDHEGAVKALIEGLAGSGKVLLHTSGSSIVGDASGGEAGQSRIYHEDALPTPTADKAARVAIDQLVLDAARQNVRSAVLCNTLIYGHGAVPGSASVQLPRLVRQAQKSGVVRHVGSGGNIWSNVHIDDVAELYRLALEKTPAGTFYFVESGEASFRDMSAAIARAMKLGEPQDWPLDEAQKEWGYEMASYGLGSNSRVRGVRARKLLGWQPKRSSVIDWIEHDMM
- the hutC gene encoding histidine utilization repressor, whose protein sequence is MNAPAYQGIKDFILARIHAGEWAEGDQVPSENELAREFSVARMTVNRALRELTSEQVLTRVQGSGTFVARPKYESTLVAIRSISDEIVARGHRYQANVLHIGASIADAALAEEMQVSAGSPVFHSRVLHFENDEPVQLEERWVNPAVAPEYALQDFTNTTPNQYLVRVAPLQRVEYRIEALAADADTRELLTMDELEPCLVLHRRTWSQSQVASIANLWHPGSRYRFTGHF
- a CDS encoding HutD family protein, with the translated sequence MADVGNMASVTLIRGADLVAAPWKNGGGVTREVAAVPEQAGLDSFVWRVSIADVAQAGPFSRFAGIDRTLVLLSGAGMLLDETLAPENAPASEAALSGLANVVKTHALTQPLDIARFAGETPIDARLVDGATRDFNLMVRRGAARGEVEVWRDATQHALSADVVLLYCAEGAVSVSLGDAAAQPLATGDTLRINAPDALHCAVQGAGALLAIRLHYER